GGAGTTGAAAAAGGTGCTCGAGTTTCCGAGAAATTGTACCCTTGCGGGGTACAGGGCCTATTTTTTCGGAGGCAATTTTATCTGTTTGAAAATGGGGCCAAGCTTGTAGAGTTTTTGGCTCGATTGGGTCTTCTCTGATTTCTCTTTGTCCACTTGATCTGGAAGTGCCAAGTCTTTTTCCTTTGGATCAGGGGGAGAATCAAAAAAATCAGGCTCTTCATCGACGTTATCGGCCTCCTCTTCATATGGCTCGTTCTTTTCATGGGGGATGAGATGGATATCAATCCCTTCTCCCCTCCTTTTGAGCAGGAGCAAAAAGTCGCCGGGACTACTTTTGAGAGTTCCATCAAGGTCAGTTTGGTAGGGAGCGGATGTTTTGTCGCACGGTTCTTCGGCCTCAGGCGATTCATACGTTGTCAGGTGGAATTGTTTATCTTCCGTATCAACCTCTACCTCGAGATAGGGACATTTTCCCCACCCTTTGTTCATCCAAATTTTTTCTTTCTCCTGGGGGGTCTCTTCGGTGTAAGAGGGCTTCTCTTGCGGATTGTCTTGGGGGTCAAAGGTTGGTATCTCCTCTGCTTCGGTCTCCTCATTTGTATCACTCTCTTCCCCTTCCGGGTTGGGGTTCCCCGCCCTCGTAATCGACTGTTCTGAATCGATGAGTTGATCCAGCCCACAGCCGTTGATCAACAGCAGAGAAGTGATGCTTATTATAGTGAGAATGAATTTATTCATGGGGGACTCCATTTAAATCGGTTAACGTAAATAATTGGCAGTTGAATTGACAAACTGTTGTTGCCTCGGTATCTGGTTTTTCGAATCTCTGCATGATTTTTGTCTGAAACTCCTGAATCTCCTGCTTGATCTGCTTGAATTGGGTCAGTGTCAGCGCCGCGGTGAGTCCGGAGACCTCGCGGTGCCACCCGCTATCTCTTAAGAGAGATTCCTTCGCTTGATTCAGCATCTCTTGATGAAACTGGGTCATGCAGACATCGGCTACTTCCGCAGGAGTGGTGAGTGTTGAATCGGTTAGTTTGAATTTGTTTCCCTTTTCTCGCGTGAGGAGTCCCAATTCGAGCAATAGCTGAATTGCCCTTTTTGCTTCAGCAGGAGATATCTTGTATCGCAATTTTTTGCTAATCCATGAGGGGTCATCGCGAAAATCCTGTAAGGCCGCCATTTCTCGTATAACGGGGATGTACCAGCGTGAAAAATACTCATATTGGCCCTTTGTAAGCCGCGTTCCATGTTCCTTCTTTAAGATGGGCAAGAGCTGTTCGTAATAATGACGCTTGATCTCCACACTTTTGGCCTGATTAAAATGCACCAGATTCTCAAAAAAATGCCGCTCCCGGGCGGTAAGGCAGAGGGCACGAGAAAAACCGTCGAGAGATTTACCGATAATGTTTCTTTTACCTTTAATAGTATCAAGGAGATAGCTTGGTGAGGAAAGACCTGCCTTGCGGGAAAAAAGGCGGTAGGAGAATTTCGGATTCTCCTCCTTCTTGGCATTGTAAAAATCGGCCAGATAATGCCGGTAATTGGTGTACCCCAGGAGATTGAGCTTCTTTCTTTTCGGTAGTTCCATGTCGATATGATTATCGGGACTAACCGGCCATTAGTTGCCAAAAAAGTACCCTGTCAGGGTACAATTTTAAGTTTTTCGACGAATCGGGAAAGGGCCATCTTGATTGACAGATAATAAAATTGCCTCACGACCTCCCGGAGTCTACAAGAGAGGTTATGAAGAGGATTCGTGCGGACCAGCTTCTCGTCCAAAAAGGTCTCGTTTCCTCTCGTGAGAAGGCCCAGCGGCTCATTCTGGCGGGTGGGGTTTTGTCTCCTGGCGGAGTAGTCAAAAAGCCGGGTGCGTTGTTCCCCGAAGAGGTTGTTTTTACGATCAAGGAGAAAGAGCCGTTTGTGAGCCGGGGGGGATCAAAACTGGCGCCGGCTCTGGATGAATTCGATATTCAGGTTCAAGGGAAAGTCTGTCTCGATGTTGGTGCCTCGACCGGCGGATTTACCGATTGTCTCCTCCAGCGGGGTGCCTGTCGGGTTTACGCGGTTGATGTAGGTCATGGTCAGCTCGACATCCGCTTGCGTGAGGACCCTCGTGTTGTCGTGATGGAAAAGACGAATGCCCGCTATCTGAAGAATTTACCGGAACTGATTGATCTGGCGGTCATCGATGTCTCGTTTATCTCGCTTACAAAGATTTTGCCGGTGGTTGTCCCGTTGCTTGTCCAGAAGGGGGAGCTGATCGTCTTGGTTAAGCCGCAGTTTGAGCTTTCCGCACCAGAAGTGAAAAAAGGGGTGGTGAGGGAGGACGTGCTTCGTAAAAAGGCGGTATTGAAGATTCGGCAGACGGCCGAGAGGATGAATCTTGGGGTCAGTGGTGAGTCAGAGTCGAAACTTGCCGGACCCAAGGGGAACCGGGAGGTGTTTCTTCTTCTCCATATTTGAAGAGCGTGCATTTTTTGGGTATGATAAGAAAAAACGGGATGGGGGGCTCTTGAAGGGTCAAATGAAGATTATTTTTCTGATAGTTCTATTGATCGGAGGAGGGTGTGCCCCTCGTCGGCTCAAGGTTTCAACCTCTCCGGTGCCGGAAAACGAGGATCTTTTTCATGATTTTCTCCTGGCCAATATGGAGATCTACTCGTCACAACCGGACAAGGCACTGGCGCGTCTTGATCGAATACTCAATCAGGAGAAGGGTCATTATTACCTCTGGCTTAAACGGGCCAGTTTGAGGGCCTCGTTGGGTGATTTCAAAGGAGGACTCCAGGATCTTCAGAACTCCTTGACCCTTGAACCATCGAATCCCGAATCGCTTCTCTTGCAAGGAAAGATCCATCAGAGTGAAGGGAGATTTGAAGAGGCGGCGGAGTTCTACCGACAGCTCCTCCTGCATGACCCTGATCACCAGGAGGTTCGTTATCTGCTCGTTGATGTCTATCTCGCCTCAAAAAAAAATGATCTCGCGATTCAGGTTCTGGAGGACTGGTACACCAGAGATCCCGATGATCTACAACCGCTCTTTCATATGGCGGCCCTTTACGAGAGCCTGCTCAAGGAGAATGAAAAGGCGACTCATGTCTATGAGAGAATTTTAAAAATGGACCCGTCCAATCTTCAAGCCTTAGCCAGCTTGGCCAAGATCTACTTTGAAAAAGGAGCTGAGGATAGGGCGATGAAGGTGTTGAAGAAAGTTCGCAAGGGCGAGGGGCTCGATAGTGCGGCGCAGATGAAGATAGCCCTTATTTACTACGAGGCCAAAAAATATGATGAGGCGGTTCAGGTCTTCCGCGAAATTCTGCTTCAAAACCCAACGGACGATCGTGTGATCTACTACCTGGGGGTTATTTTAGAGAACATGAAACGATTCCGGGAGGCGCTCCAGGAGTTTGCAAAGATCCCCGAACAATCCCGTTTTTACAAGGACTCACAACTCCACCGGGCCTACCTCTTTTTTCAAGAGGGACAGAAAGGGGAGGCGGTCAGTCTCCTTCAGGCGGCTATCGGAAAGCTTCCCCACGAGTCGGCGCTCTATGAATATCTGGCAGAGATCTACAGCAAGCAGGAGCAGTTTGGCGAGGCCGTCCGGATCCTGAAAGAAGGTTTGAAAAAGGTCCCCCGTCGGGAATCCCTTCACTACAGTCTTGGGCTTGTCTATGATCGCGCTGGAAATTATCTTGAGGGGATCCGTGCGATGAAGGAGGCGTTAAAGGTCAATCCCAATAACGCGAATGCCTTAAATTACATCGGGTATACCTATGCCGACCGGGAGGTGAAGGGAAAGCTCGATGAGGCGTTGTCGTTTATCTCAAGGGCGATGCTGATCAAGCCGAATGATGGTTTTATCACCGACAGTCTCGGTTGGGTCTATTTCCGGATGGGGGATTTCGATCAGGCCTATCTCTACATCCAGAAGGCGTATGATTTGGTTCCGCAAGAACCGACGATCGCAGAGCATCTGGGGGATCTTTTTGAGAAAAAAGAAGAGAAGGCCAAGGCGCTCAGATATTTTGAAGAATCGCTTGCGATTTTGAAGAAGAACGGCGAGGATTCGAAGGTTCAAA
This portion of the Deltaproteobacteria bacterium genome encodes:
- a CDS encoding TlyA family RNA methyltransferase, with translation MKRIRADQLLVQKGLVSSREKAQRLILAGGVLSPGGVVKKPGALFPEEVVFTIKEKEPFVSRGGSKLAPALDEFDIQVQGKVCLDVGASTGGFTDCLLQRGACRVYAVDVGHGQLDIRLREDPRVVVMEKTNARYLKNLPELIDLAVIDVSFISLTKILPVVVPLLVQKGELIVLVKPQFELSAPEVKKGVVREDVLRKKAVLKIRQTAERMNLGVSGESESKLAGPKGNREVFLLLHI
- a CDS encoding tetratricopeptide repeat protein; the protein is MKIIFLIVLLIGGGCAPRRLKVSTSPVPENEDLFHDFLLANMEIYSSQPDKALARLDRILNQEKGHYYLWLKRASLRASLGDFKGGLQDLQNSLTLEPSNPESLLLQGKIHQSEGRFEEAAEFYRQLLLHDPDHQEVRYLLVDVYLASKKNDLAIQVLEDWYTRDPDDLQPLFHMAALYESLLKENEKATHVYERILKMDPSNLQALASLAKIYFEKGAEDRAMKVLKKVRKGEGLDSAAQMKIALIYYEAKKYDEAVQVFREILLQNPTDDRVIYYLGVILENMKRFREALQEFAKIPEQSRFYKDSQLHRAYLFFQEGQKGEAVSLLQAAIGKLPHESALYEYLAEIYSKQEQFGEAVRILKEGLKKVPRRESLHYSLGLVYDRAGNYLEGIRAMKEALKVNPNNANALNYIGYTYADREVKGKLDEALSFISRAMLIKPNDGFITDSLGWVYFRMGDFDQAYLYIQKAYDLVPQEPTIAEHLGDLFEKKEEKAKALRYFEESLAILKKNGEDSKVQKEIERLKGKIEKIQSSLR
- a CDS encoding TIGR02147 family protein; this translates as MELPKRKKLNLLGYTNYRHYLADFYNAKKEENPKFSYRLFSRKAGLSSPSYLLDTIKGKRNIIGKSLDGFSRALCLTARERHFFENLVHFNQAKSVEIKRHYYEQLLPILKKEHGTRLTKGQYEYFSRWYIPVIREMAALQDFRDDPSWISKKLRYKISPAEAKRAIQLLLELGLLTREKGNKFKLTDSTLTTPAEVADVCMTQFHQEMLNQAKESLLRDSGWHREVSGLTAALTLTQFKQIKQEIQEFQTKIMQRFEKPDTEATTVCQFNCQLFTLTDLNGVPHE